The DNA region GCGAGAAAGAGATTTTACCCCCGTTACTGCCAGTATTGTTGATCGTAACGTTTTAGCGCGCGGTTCCCAAGAAAAAGTTATTGATAATATTGTCAGAAAAGATCAAGAAGAAAGCCCCGATTTAATCGTCCTTACTCCTACTTGTACTTCTAGTATATTACAAGAAGATTTGCAAAATTTTGTCAGTCGAGCTCAGTTAAATAGTAAGGGTGATGTCATGTTAGCCGATGTTAACCATTACCGTTATAACGAGTTACAGGCGGCGGATCGTACTTTAGCGCAAATTGTCAAGTTTTACATCGAAAAAGCACAAAAAAAAGGCGATATAAGCACCACAAGGACTCCCCATCCTTCCGTTAATATTATTGGTATTTCTACCCTCGGTTTTCATAATCATCATGATTGTCGAGAGTTGAAAAAATTGATGGCAGATTTGGGTATTGAAATTAACCTGATTATTCCTGATAAAGCCACCGTTGAGGAGTTAAAAACTTTACCCCAAGCATGGTTTAACCTTTTGCCCTATCGTGAATTAGGCTTGGCTACCGCAGAATATTTACAAACGCAATTTGATCAACCGTTTGTTGATATAACCCCCATGGGAGTAGTAGAAACCGCGCGCTGTATCCGTAAAATACAAGAAGTGTTAACGGCGAAGGGCGCTGAGGTTGATTATGAGGATTTTATCGAGCATCAAACCCTTTATGTGTCTGAATCTGCTTGGTTTTCTCGCTCCATTGATTGCCAAAATTTAACAGGTAAAAAAGCGGTAGTTTTTGGCGATAATACCCATGCGGCA from Cyanobacterium sp. T60_A2020_053 includes:
- a CDS encoding ferredoxin:protochlorophyllide reductase (ATP-dependent) subunit B — its product is MKLAYWMYAGPAHIGTLRIASSFKNVHAIMHAPLGDDYFNVMRSMLERERDFTPVTASIVDRNVLARGSQEKVIDNIVRKDQEESPDLIVLTPTCTSSILQEDLQNFVSRAQLNSKGDVMLADVNHYRYNELQAADRTLAQIVKFYIEKAQKKGDISTTRTPHPSVNIIGISTLGFHNHHDCRELKKLMADLGIEINLIIPDKATVEELKTLPQAWFNLLPYRELGLATAEYLQTQFDQPFVDITPMGVVETARCIRKIQEVLTAKGAEVDYEDFIEHQTLYVSESAWFSRSIDCQNLTGKKAVVFGDNTHAASMTKILVREMGINVVLAGTYCKYDEDWFRREVSEYCDNILVSEDNGEIGDAIARLEPSAIFGTQMERHVGKRLNIPCGVIAAPIHIQNFPIGYRPFLGYEGTNQITDLIYNSFTLGMEDHLLEIFGGHDTKEVITKGISADSDLFWDKEAQGELNKVPGFVRGKVKRNTEKFARDRGFEQITLEVMYAAKEAVGA